In Xiphophorus maculatus strain JP 163 A chromosome 2, X_maculatus-5.0-male, whole genome shotgun sequence, one genomic interval encodes:
- the LOC102225651 gene encoding F-box/LRR-repeat protein 14: protein MFQTETHISCLFPEILAIIFSYLDVKDKGRVAQVCAAWRDASYHKSVWRGVEAKLHLRRANPSLFPSLQTRGIKKVQILSLRRSLSYVIQGMPQIESLNLCGCFNLTDNGLGHAFVQDIPSLRVLNLSLCKQITDSSLGRIAQYLKNLEVLELGGCSNITNTGLLLIAWGLHRLKSLNLRSCRHVSDVGIGHLSGMTRSAAEGCLTLEKLTLQDCQKLTDLSLKHVSKGLNKLKVLNLSFCGGISDAGMIHLSQMTQLCSLNLRSCDNISDTGIMHLAMGSLRLSGLDVSFCDKIGDQSLAYIAQGLYQLKSLSLCSCHISDDGINRMVRQMHELKTLNIGQCVRITDKGLELIADHLTQLTGIDLYGCTKITKRGLERITQLPCLKVLNLGLWQMTESERVR, encoded by the coding sequence ATGTTTCAAACGGAAACACACATATCGTGCCTTTTCCCGGAAATCTTGGCCATTATTTTCAGCTACTTGGACGTTAAGGACAAAGGGAGGGTAGCACAAGTGTGCGCGGCCTGGAGAGACGCGTCCTACCACAAGTCTGTGTGGAGGGGGGTGGAAGCTAAGCTTCATCTACGGAGAGCCAACCCGTCTCTGTTCCCCAGTCTGCAGACCAGGGGGATCAAGAAGGTCCAAATCCTCAGCTTGAGACGAAGCTTGAGCTACGTGATTCAGGGGATGCCGCAGATCGAAAGCCTTAACTTGTGTGGATGCTTCAACCTCACCGACAATGGTCTGGGACATGCCTTTGTGCAGGACATCCCATCCCTGCGTGTCCTCAACCTCAGCTTGTGCAAGCAGATCACAGACTCCAGCCTGGGCAGGATCGCCCAGTACCTGAAGAACCTGGAGGTGCTGGAGCTGGGCGGGTGCAGCAACATCACCAACACCGGCCTGTTGCTCATTGCTTGGGGGCTGCACAGACTCAAAAGCCTTAACCTTCGCAGCTGCAGGCACGTTTCTGACGTGGGCATCGGCCACCTGTCAGGGATGACCCGCAGTGCTGCAGAGGGCTGCCTGACTCTGGAGAAGCTCACTTTGCAGGACTGCCAGAAGCTGACCGATCTTTCTCTCAAACACGTTTCAAAGGGTCTGAACAAGCTCAAAGTCCTCAACCTCAGTTTCTGCGGGGGGATCTCTGACGCAGGGATGATCCACCTGTCACAGATGACCCAGCTGTGCAGCCTGAACCTGCGCTCCTGCGATAACATCAGTGACACGGGGATAATGCATCTGGCCATGGGTTCCCTCCGGCTGTCCGGCCTCGACGTCTCTTTCTGCGATAAGATCGGGGACCAAAGCCTGGCTTACATTGCCCAGGGTTTGTATCAGCTCAAGTCTCTCTCCCTGTGCTCCTGTCACATCAGCGACGACGGGATCAACAGGATGGTGCGCCAAATGCACGAACTCAAAACTCTGAACATTGGGCAGTGCGTGCGAATCACAGAcaaaggtttggagttgatAGCTGACCACTTGACTCAGCTGACGGGGATCGATCTGTATGGTTGCACTAAGATCACCAAGAGGGGTCTGGAGAGGATAACACAGCTCCCGTGCCTTAAAGTATTAAACCTCGGACTATGGCAGATgacagagagtgagagagtgaGGTGA